Genomic DNA from Salinibacterium sp. NK8237:
CTTCGGCGCGGTCAAAGCCAATGGAGGCCGCGATATCAGCGAGGTCTTCGATACGGCCGACGTGCTCAGTCTTGATGAAATAGGCGTCAAGAAGACGCTCTTTCATCTCAAGTTGGCGACCGTGAGCCTTCGCAAAATGCAGAAGCTCGTGCGCCTTCACCGTGTTGGTCTGGTGAATGTGCTCGTAGTCGTAATCGAGCCCAACGCTCGACGCAATATCGGTGACGCGCGTGAGCATCTCCTCGACCTGCGGCATTGGGAGCCCCTTGCGCTCGCTCAAAAACTGGATGGGTGTGCCCTCGTACTCAACCGGGGTGTCGGGAGCCAATTCGAACGAGTGGTACACGATCTCGACGGGAATGCCCGATGTTTCTACCGCGGCTTCAAAGCGTCGCTTTCCGATGTAGCACCAAGGGCACTGAACATCAGACCAGATGTCGACTTGTACGGGTTCGGTCGCGGTTGCTGCTGCATTATTCACCTCAGGGTCAACGCGCGCAGGCTGTAGGTATTCCCATCCCCGCGTATTCTCGGAAATTCAGGAGATCCGCGAGTAGCGCCTCGGTCGCGCGCGCGACTTCGGGCCTGCTCTCTCGGAAATTGCGAAATCTCCTGAATTTCCGAAGGCACGTCGTCGATGCAGAGCAAGAGCAGCGTCGAGGCCACGCAAGAAGATATCCCACTGAGTGAAAACCATCTTGGCGCTCACACTCATCGCGTGAAAACCCGCGATCGTGATCTCAATTGCCTTGAGGTGATCTTCTTCGAAGGTGTGAGCGTGGAATTGTTT
This window encodes:
- a CDS encoding DsbA family protein translates to MNNAAATATEPVQVDIWSDVQCPWCYIGKRRFEAAVETSGIPVEIVYHSFELAPDTPVEYEGTPIQFLSERKGLPMPQVEEMLTRVTDIASSVGLDYDYEHIHQTNTVKAHELLHFAKAHGRQLEMKERLLDAYFIKTEHVGRIEDLADIAASIGFDRAEVVRVLESSEYLPAVKADMEQAMQYGIQGVPFFVIDGKYGVSGAQESETFANVLTQVLTERDV